A window from Zingiber officinale cultivar Zhangliang chromosome 7A, Zo_v1.1, whole genome shotgun sequence encodes these proteins:
- the LOC122000027 gene encoding protein argonaute 1D-like — protein sequence MPAYDGRKSLYMAGTFPFESKEFTVSLPENDGRKAKDFRVIIKLAGNTSIHNLKEFLAGRQIEAPQEVIQALDIVLRESPSTKYTSVARSFFSPSFGHRAPIGKA from the exons ATGCCAGCTTATGATGGAAGGAAGAGCCTGTATATGGCTGGTACTTTTCCTTTTGAGTCAAAGGAGTTCACGGTTTCACTGCCTGAAAATGATGGAAG GAAGGCCAAGGATTTTAGAGTGATTATTAAGCTTGCTGGAAACACAAGCATACAcaacctgaaggagtttttagctgGTCGACAGATTGAGGCACCTCAAGAAGTCATTCAAGCCCTTGATATTGTTCTTAGGGAGTCTCCATCTACCAA GTATACTTCGGTAGCACGGTCCTTCTTTTCCCCGAGCTTTGGGCATCGGGCACCCATTGGAAAGGCTTAG
- the LOC121999303 gene encoding 40S ribosomal protein S7-like — MFTTSKKILKDKGAEPTELEDTVAQATFFDLENANQELKSDLNDLYINSAVQIDMPGNRKAVVIHIPYRLRKAYKKIHVRLVRELEKKFSGKLSLLIEDVYVKLTNYKI, encoded by the exons ATGTTTACCACGAGCAAGAAGATCCTAAAGGATAAGGGTGCAGAACCGACTGAGTTGGAAGACACTGTGGCTCAGGCTA CATTCTTTGATCTGGAGAATGCGAACCAGGAGTTGAAGAGTGACTTGAACGATCTTTACATTAATTCAGCAGT GCAAATCGATATGCCTGGCAATAGGAAAGCTGTTGTTATTCACATTCCATACAGGCTGCGAAAAGCctacaaaaagattcatgttaGGCTGGTTAGAGAACTGGAAAAGAAGTTCAGTGGGAAG TTAAGTCTATTAATTGAAGATGTTTATGTCAAATTGACTAACTATAAGATTTGA